GAAAGTCTTGATTTGCTCGACTCTAGCCAGGTCCTCGTTGGCTTTTTTAATTTCAGTCTGGATCAATTTAAAAACCTCCGGATGTCCCGCCAAACTGGAAAATCCAACGTAAGGAATATTATGAACACGGGCCCAATCAGACACCGTTTCATAGTCGATCTCGATTAAGGCTGTCAGATATTTTCGGTTTTGACCGAACACGACAACTTCATTGATGTAAGGGCTGGAACGCATTAGATTTTCAATATACGTCGGGCTTAAGGTTTTTCCGCCGGAGGTGACAATAATGTCCCGGGCTCGGTCGATTATTTTTAAATTGCCCACAGCGTCCCACTCTCCCACATCACCCGTATGGAGCCGCCCTTCTGGGTCGATGACTTCCTGGGTCGCTTCCGGATTTTTCCAATAGCCATCAAAAATATCCTGCCCCCGGACCAATATTTCTCCGATTTCCGAAAAAGTTATCTCCCACCCACGGGGCGGTTGACCAACATCTCCGGGACGAGGGAAGGTGCCTTTTTGGGCCGAGATGATAGCTCCGCCCGTCTCGGTCTGTCCGTAAAACTCAGATAGATTTACCCCATACATTTGCCATAAGGCCATCACCTCCGGAGGAAGGGGGGCCCCTGCCGAGAGGGCAAGCTGAAGATGGGCGAATCCGATTTTATTGAGAATGGGTCGAAAGGCGGCCTGATAAAGAAGCCCATAGGCCAGGTGCAGTCCCAAGCTCTTCTTTCCCTCCCAGACTTCCTTAATATATCGGCGTCCTATTTTTAAGGCGGTGCGATACACAGCTTTTTTTAAGGCGGTAGAATTTTCGCAGCCGACCAGGATCCCGGAGGCATATTTTTGAAGATATCTTGGAACCATGAATAGCACTGTAGGAGCGACTTCAAATATGGTTTGATTCAAGTCTTCAATATCTTCTCCATAATGAGGAACGATTTGGGTCAGTAAGGGTAACGTAATGGCCACATCTTTACCTAATACATGGCACAAGGGAAGAAAGACGACTGTTCGGTGGGGCGTTTGGGCTAAAATCGGGTAACAATCAATTAAGGTGTAAGCCCCGGCTACATGTTTCCCATGGCTGAGAACAACGCCTTTAGGACTCCCGGTTGTTCCTGAAGTATAGACAAGGCCCATAGGGTCCGATGGTTTGATCTGTTGGACCAGAGTTTCAAAGGGTTTAAGACTTGAATCGAGTTGTTGCTGCCCGAATCTGAGAACATCCTCATAAGCCATAAGGGAAGGATGGTCGTATAGAAAAACGCCGCGGGTATCGATGACGATGATTCGTTTTAAATTGGGGAGACTTTCCATCAAAGGCAGAACGCGGTCCACATGTTCTTGGTCCTCGGCAACAAATACGCTGGCACCGCCGTCTTGGATCAAGTAGTGAACTTCTTTAGGAGAGGAGGTGGGATAAATACCATAAGGGATGGCTCCTACGGATTGGGCTGCCAGTTCGGCTATGGTGTATTCTTCCCGAGGATCCCCCATAATGGCCATTCGATCTCCCGGGCTAAGTCCGATTTCCTTCAATCCCAGGGCACAATGAGCCACCATCAAACAAAAATCCATCCAAGATCGT
This sequence is a window from Deltaproteobacteria bacterium. Protein-coding genes within it:
- a CDS encoding AMP-binding protein gives rise to the protein MDDSLQKYEQLRQKTLPGLLWSKSQTHPREVAYRSKKLGIYQERSWMDFCLMVAHCALGLKEIGLSPGDRMAIMGDPREEYTIAELAAQSVGAIPYGIYPTSSPKEVHYLIQDGGASVFVAEDQEHVDRVLPLMESLPNLKRIIVIDTRGVFLYDHPSLMAYEDVLRFGQQQLDSSLKPFETLVQQIKPSDPMGLVYTSGTTGSPKGVVLSHGKHVAGAYTLIDCYPILAQTPHRTVVFLPLCHVLGKDVAITLPLLTQIVPHYGEDIEDLNQTIFEVAPTVLFMVPRYLQKYASGILVGCENSTALKKAVYRTALKIGRRYIKEVWEGKKSLGLHLAYGLLYQAAFRPILNKIGFAHLQLALSAGAPLPPEVMALWQMYGVNLSEFYGQTETGGAIISAQKGTFPRPGDVGQPPRGWEITFSEIGEILVRGQDIFDGYWKNPEATQEVIDPEGRLHTGDVGEWDAVGNLKIIDRARDIIVTSGGKTLSPTYIENLMRSSPYINEVVVFGQNRKYLTALIEIDYETVSDWARVHNIPYVGFSSLAGHPEVFKLIQTEIKKANEDLARVEQIKTFRIIPKELNPEEEDEPVTPTRKVKRQLMYSKFQTLIESMYDSQEERLVASEIGDVLT